Proteins encoded in a region of the Zunongwangia endophytica genome:
- the xerD gene encoding site-specific tyrosine recombinase XerD yields MKWEHILKDYLTYLKLERGLSVNSINSYELDLIKLIGFLKVKEISSSPLTINQETLQLFLYEIAKELNARSRARLISGLKSFFNYLIFEDYREDNPTDLLEAPKIGRKLPVTISVEEIDSLIATIDLSKAEGERNRAIIETLYGCGLRVSELTNLKISDLFFDEGFIKITGKGDKQRFVPISDYNIKYINIYKDEVRPDQKIKPEATDTLFLNRRGGQLTRAMIFTIIKQLAEKANIKKKISPHTFRHSFATHLLENGADLRAIQQMLGHESITTTEIYMHVDRTYLREVLEKFHPKKN; encoded by the coding sequence ATGAAATGGGAGCATATTTTAAAGGATTACCTTACCTATTTAAAGTTAGAGCGCGGACTTTCAGTTAATTCGATTAATAGCTACGAATTAGATTTAATTAAATTGATAGGCTTTTTAAAAGTTAAAGAGATTTCTAGCTCTCCGCTTACAATTAACCAGGAAACACTACAATTATTTTTATATGAGATAGCAAAAGAACTAAATGCAAGATCTCGTGCACGACTTATTTCTGGCTTAAAAAGCTTTTTTAACTATCTGATATTTGAAGATTATAGAGAAGATAATCCTACCGATCTTCTTGAAGCTCCTAAAATTGGAAGAAAACTACCAGTTACCATCTCTGTAGAAGAAATAGATTCGCTTATTGCAACAATAGATTTAAGTAAAGCTGAAGGCGAAAGAAACCGCGCAATTATAGAAACCTTATACGGTTGTGGTTTACGTGTTTCTGAACTTACGAATCTAAAAATATCGGATTTATTTTTTGATGAAGGTTTTATAAAGATAACCGGGAAAGGTGATAAGCAACGCTTTGTACCCATCTCAGATTACAATATTAAGTACATTAATATTTATAAAGACGAAGTTAGACCCGATCAAAAAATAAAACCTGAAGCTACCGATACACTTTTTCTTAATCGACGTGGCGGTCAACTTACCCGCGCAATGATATTTACGATCATAAAACAGTTAGCTGAAAAAGCGAATATCAAAAAGAAAATTAGTCCGCATACTTTTAGGCATTCATTTGCGACACACCTACTAGAAAATGGAGCCGATCTAAGAGCTATTCAGCAAATGTTAGGTCACGAAAGTATTACTACTACAGAAATCTACATGCATGTAGATCGAACGTATCTACGAGAAGTGCTGGAAAAATTCCATCCTAAGAAAAATTAA
- a CDS encoding aldo/keto reductase, with translation MKPLRTLKYKNGDEQPAIGLGTWKSGKGEVAKAVEIALNNGYRHIDCAATYGNEAEVGEAFEKVFSEGDVKREDVWITSKLWNDSHKKEDVIPALKQTLSDLKLDYLDLYLIHWPVAFEKGVGFPDKDEQYYSLEEVPIIETWEAMVEAKKQGLVKHIGVSNFSTNKLEDLISKTDEKPEALQVELHPYLHQNELLEFCSKHKINVTAYSPLGSGDRSEAMKGEDEPSLLENPIIIKIAKKHGASAGQILINWAVQRGTAVIPKSTNEGRIKENLASSGYQLDQDDLAEIDELDDHFRYVTGEFFVTEGNSYSNIYDD, from the coding sequence ATGAAACCATTACGAACATTAAAGTATAAGAACGGAGATGAACAACCAGCTATTGGTCTTGGAACCTGGAAATCTGGCAAAGGAGAGGTTGCGAAGGCAGTAGAAATAGCTTTAAACAATGGCTATAGACATATAGATTGCGCTGCTACTTATGGTAATGAGGCCGAAGTTGGTGAAGCCTTTGAAAAAGTATTTAGTGAAGGGGATGTAAAAAGAGAAGATGTATGGATCACCTCTAAACTATGGAATGATTCGCATAAAAAAGAGGATGTAATCCCTGCTTTAAAGCAGACTTTAAGCGACCTAAAACTAGATTATTTAGATCTTTATCTAATTCACTGGCCGGTAGCTTTTGAAAAAGGAGTTGGATTTCCTGATAAAGACGAACAATACTACTCTTTAGAAGAAGTGCCTATTATAGAAACCTGGGAAGCTATGGTTGAAGCTAAAAAACAGGGTTTAGTAAAACACATAGGAGTCTCTAATTTCAGTACAAATAAATTGGAAGACCTTATTAGTAAAACCGATGAAAAGCCTGAAGCATTGCAGGTAGAATTACACCCATATTTACACCAAAATGAACTTTTAGAATTTTGCAGTAAGCATAAGATCAATGTAACTGCTTATTCTCCATTAGGAAGCGGTGACCGTTCTGAAGCAATGAAAGGTGAGGATGAACCAAGTTTACTAGAAAATCCTATAATTATCAAAATTGCTAAAAAACATGGTGCTTCTGCAGGGCAAATTTTGATTAACTGGGCAGTGCAAAGAGGAACTGCGGTAATTCCGAAATCTACAAACGAAGGTAGAATTAAAGAAAACCTAGCGAGTTCTGGTTATCAACTAGATCAAGACGATTTAGCGGAAATCGATGAATTAGATGATCATTTTAGATATGTTACCGGAGAGTTTTTTGTGACTGAAGGTAATTCGTATTCTAATATTTACGACGATTAG
- the rny gene encoding ribonuclease Y, with translation MEIVLAIVGIIVGIGIGFAVAKSLEKKKASATIKEAQDKAAGIVKEAKSEAESIKKDKILQAKEKFIELKSEHEKVILSRDKKIGDAEKRTRDKESQVSSELSKNKKLNKELDTKGKELETQIADYNHRNEYLEKKQEEIDKLHNSKVQQLEVISGLSAAEAKDQLVESLKDAAKADAMAVIQDTVEEAKLTAQQEAKKIIINTIQRIGTEEAVENCVSVFNLESDDVKGRIIGREGRNIRAIEAATGVEIIVDDTPEAIILSCFDSVRREVARLSLHKLVTDGRIHPARIEEVVKKTRKQIEEEIIDIGKRTVIDLGIHGLQPELIKMVGRMKYRSSYGQNLLQHSREVAKLCGVMAAELGINPKLAKRAGLLHDIGKVPETETEIPHAILGMQWAEKHGEKAEVCNAIGAHHDEIEMNSLLSPIVQVCDAISGARPGARRQVLDSYIQRLKDLEEIAFGFGGVKKAYAIQAGRELRVIVESEKVNDDKASNLSFEISQKIQTEMTYPGQVKVTVIRETRAVNIAK, from the coding sequence ATGGAAATAGTATTAGCAATAGTTGGAATTATAGTGGGCATAGGTATAGGTTTTGCCGTAGCCAAATCTCTAGAGAAGAAAAAAGCCTCTGCAACGATTAAAGAAGCGCAGGATAAAGCCGCCGGAATTGTAAAAGAGGCGAAAAGTGAAGCAGAAAGTATTAAGAAAGATAAAATACTTCAGGCTAAAGAAAAGTTTATAGAATTAAAGTCTGAGCACGAAAAAGTAATTCTTTCCAGAGATAAAAAAATTGGTGATGCAGAAAAACGTACTCGTGATAAAGAATCTCAGGTTTCCAGCGAGCTTTCTAAAAACAAAAAATTAAATAAAGAATTAGATACCAAGGGTAAAGAGTTAGAGACTCAGATTGCAGATTATAATCATCGCAACGAATATCTTGAAAAGAAACAAGAAGAGATCGATAAACTTCATAATAGTAAAGTTCAGCAATTAGAAGTTATATCTGGATTGTCTGCTGCAGAAGCTAAAGATCAATTAGTAGAAAGCTTAAAAGACGCTGCGAAGGCAGATGCAATGGCTGTAATCCAGGACACTGTAGAAGAGGCAAAACTTACCGCTCAGCAGGAAGCTAAAAAGATTATTATTAACACGATCCAAAGAATAGGAACAGAAGAAGCGGTAGAAAACTGCGTATCTGTTTTTAATCTTGAAAGTGATGATGTAAAAGGTAGAATTATTGGTCGTGAAGGACGTAATATTCGAGCGATAGAGGCTGCTACTGGTGTAGAGATTATTGTTGATGATACTCCTGAAGCTATTATCCTTTCTTGTTTTGATTCGGTTAGAAGAGAGGTTGCAAGACTTTCCTTGCATAAATTAGTAACCGATGGTCGAATTCACCCAGCAAGAATTGAAGAGGTAGTTAAGAAGACGAGAAAACAAATAGAGGAAGAAATTATCGATATAGGTAAACGTACCGTTATCGATCTTGGAATCCATGGTTTACAACCAGAATTAATAAAGATGGTAGGACGAATGAAATATCGTTCTTCTTACGGGCAGAATCTGCTACAACACTCGCGTGAAGTTGCTAAACTTTGTGGCGTGATGGCTGCGGAATTAGGAATTAATCCGAAACTAGCAAAAAGAGCAGGATTACTGCATGATATTGGTAAAGTCCCAGAAACAGAAACTGAAATTCCTCACGCTATTTTAGGAATGCAATGGGCAGAGAAACATGGCGAAAAGGCCGAGGTTTGCAACGCTATTGGAGCTCACCATGATGAAATTGAAATGAATTCTTTACTTTCTCCTATCGTACAGGTTTGCGATGCTATAAGTGGAGCCAGACCAGGAGCTAGAAGACAGGTTTTAGATTCTTATATTCAACGTTTAAAAGATCTAGAGGAAATTGCCTTTGGATTTGGAGGCGTTAAAAAAGCCTATGCTATTCAAGCGGGTAGAGAATTACGTGTGATTGTAGAAAGTGAAAAAGTGAATGATGATAAAGCGAGTAATTTATCTTTTGAAATTTCACAGAAAATTCAAACAGAAATGACCTATCCAGGTCAGGTTAAAGTGACAGTGATTCGTGAAACAAGAGCAGTAAATATTGCGAAATAA
- a CDS encoding cell division protein ZapA: MEDKLKIKISIADRVYPLTIDPRQEEGLRKAAKKIEAMIKQFEQSYAVRDKQDVLAMCALQFAAQTEQKDIDKSEEMQKAEDKLRSLNDLLQKHMAS, from the coding sequence ATGGAAGACAAGCTTAAAATAAAAATTTCGATTGCAGATAGGGTGTATCCTCTAACTATTGATCCTCGCCAGGAAGAAGGATTAAGAAAAGCTGCAAAAAAAATCGAAGCTATGATTAAGCAATTTGAGCAAAGTTATGCCGTTAGGGATAAGCAGGATGTATTAGCAATGTGCGCATTACAGTTTGCAGCCCAGACGGAACAAAAAGATATAGATAAAAGTGAAGAGATGCAAAAAGCAGAAGACAAGTTAAGGTCACTTAACGATTTATTGCAAAAGCATATGGCTTCCTAA
- a CDS encoding M23 family metallopeptidase translates to MKQLFILFIGLFSLATYAQVDNVPQDYFEKPLDIPLILSGTFGELRSNHFHAGLDIKTQGRQGLEVKSSAKGYVSRIKIQHYGYGKALYIQHPNGYTTVYGHLKKLSPKIEAYLKERQYNKESYEIELFPEAADLPVEQGELIAFSGNTGGSGGPHVHFEIRDGSQRPMNPEMFGIDIEDNRDPIVDGLFAYPIGEGAHVNNSANRQKLRLIPQNDGSYTTNPVEACGEIGFGISTVDQKSLAPNKNGVYKIEASLNGSPVINLDFQRISFGESRYLNFLIDYEYYSNHRKRVQKLFKESNNPLSIYGGVVNEGKLEIEDGLDYNYVVEVTDFKGNSKTIRIPIKGSFAGEITPKDEKTTDYFTNYNETFSIEENGIDIYIPKNALYYDTFLDIEFMGDTVNVHHDDVPLHKNMTIGFDVSDIPEAQKEKLFVARINSYGRPSYSTTYKKPTRFTTGTRTFGEYTLVADVTPPSIRPVNFSDGQWISSNNTLKVKISDDLSGIQGYRATVNGKFILMEYEYKNNTLTHDFSDGVVTETENNFKLIVTDNVGNVNTYEAKFFRK, encoded by the coding sequence ATGAAGCAATTATTTATTCTTTTTATAGGCTTATTTTCTTTGGCAACCTATGCACAGGTTGATAATGTCCCTCAGGATTATTTTGAAAAACCACTGGATATTCCATTGATATTATCGGGAACTTTTGGAGAATTACGATCTAATCACTTTCACGCTGGGTTAGATATTAAAACTCAGGGAAGACAGGGGTTAGAGGTGAAATCTTCAGCAAAAGGATATGTTAGCAGAATTAAAATTCAGCATTATGGTTATGGTAAGGCACTTTACATTCAGCATCCAAACGGCTACACCACGGTTTATGGCCATCTAAAGAAGCTTTCGCCAAAAATTGAAGCCTATCTAAAAGAAAGACAATACAACAAAGAATCTTACGAAATAGAACTTTTTCCTGAAGCTGCAGACCTACCGGTAGAACAAGGTGAATTAATTGCTTTTAGCGGAAATACCGGCGGAAGCGGTGGCCCACACGTTCATTTTGAAATTCGTGACGGAAGCCAACGACCAATGAATCCTGAAATGTTTGGAATTGATATTGAAGATAATCGCGATCCCATTGTAGATGGCCTTTTTGCATATCCTATAGGCGAAGGAGCACATGTGAATAATTCAGCAAATCGACAAAAATTGAGATTGATTCCGCAAAATGATGGCTCCTACACTACAAATCCGGTAGAAGCATGTGGAGAAATTGGTTTTGGTATTTCTACAGTAGATCAAAAAAGTCTTGCCCCCAATAAAAACGGAGTTTATAAAATTGAAGCCAGTCTTAACGGTTCTCCGGTTATTAATCTCGACTTTCAGCGTATATCATTTGGAGAAAGTAGATATCTTAATTTTTTAATTGATTATGAATACTATTCGAATCATCGAAAAAGAGTTCAGAAATTGTTTAAAGAAAGTAACAATCCGCTAAGTATTTATGGCGGTGTTGTAAACGAAGGAAAATTGGAAATTGAAGATGGATTAGATTATAACTATGTAGTCGAAGTTACCGATTTTAAAGGAAATTCTAAAACAATAAGAATTCCTATCAAAGGAAGTTTTGCTGGAGAAATAACACCGAAAGATGAAAAAACTACCGATTATTTTACCAATTACAATGAAACTTTTTCTATAGAAGAAAATGGTATCGATATTTACATTCCTAAAAATGCTTTGTATTATGATACATTCTTAGATATAGAATTTATGGGTGATACTGTAAATGTACATCATGACGATGTGCCGCTCCACAAAAACATGACTATTGGTTTTGATGTTAGTGATATCCCAGAGGCTCAAAAAGAGAAGCTATTTGTTGCCAGAATCAATAGCTATGGTCGCCCAAGTTATTCTACAACATATAAAAAACCAACGCGCTTTACCACCGGTACGAGAACATTTGGAGAATATACATTGGTTGCAGATGTTACTCCGCCATCTATTAGACCAGTTAATTTTAGTGATGGCCAATGGATTTCGAGTAATAATACGCTAAAGGTGAAAATTAGCGATGATCTTTCCGGTATCCAGGGTTATAGAGCAACAGTTAATGGGAAATTCATATTGATGGAATATGAGTATAAAAATAATACGCTAACACACGACTTTTCTGATGGTGTGGTTACCGAAACAGAGAATAATTTCAAACTGATAGTGACAGATAACGTAGGTAATGTCAATACCTATGAAGCTAAATTCTTCAGAAAATAA